The genomic window AAGGCTTGGAGAACAATAGAGAGGGCTATAGGTAGTATTCCCCAGAGGAAAACAGCTAATAGAGTCAAGACTAATCCTAAGCGCCAGTTACCGGAATTTTGATGGAGTTGCATAAACGAACTTGGGCGCAGATTATTGGTTTAAAAGTTCTAGTAGCTGGGATTCTTCTAAGCAAGTAATGCCTAGTTTTTGAGCTTTGGTGAGTTTAGAACCTGCTTCAGCACCAACAACTAAGTAATCGGTCTTTTTGCTAACGGAATCCGTTACTTTTGCTCCAGTTTTTTCGATTAACTCTTTAACTTCTTCCCTTTTTAGCGTGGGTAAAGTTCCAGTAATTACAAAGGTTTTCCCTGTTAATGGAGTTATGGGAGTTTCTTTAACCTCGGCTTCTAGTTGCAAGCCTAAGTTTTGCAGCCGAGAAATTAAGGTTTGATTGGCTGGAATCCGAAACCATTGATGTACAGATCCGGCAATTTCTGCGCCAATGCCGTAAACTGCTGCTATATCGTGGATTTCTGCTTGTGATAATTGTTCGATAGAGGGGAATTGTTGGGTTAAAGTTTGAGCGTTGACGCTACCTACATGACGAATCCCTAAGCCGTATAATACCCGTGACCAAGGTTTTGTTTTGGAAAGGGCGATCGCATCTATTAGTTTTTCTGCTAACTTATTCCCCATCCGCTCTAAGGTTTGCAGCTTTTGGGTAGTCAATTCGTAAAGGTCTGCAACGGAGTGTACTAAGCCTCGTTCTACTAACTGATATCCTAGTTTTTCTCCCATCCCATTAATATCTAAAGCATCCCGGCTTACCCAGTGTTCTATAGCACCTTTAAGAATGGCGGGACAAGAAGCATTTACACACCTAGTTACAGCTTCGCCCAAAGTTCTCACTACTTTCTGGTGGCAAACTGGGCAATTAAGTGGCATTTCAAAAGCTTGGGTATCCGGTGGGCGTAATTCCCGCAATACGCGCAATACTTCGGGGATAATTTCGCCAGCTTTACGCACAATTACCGTATCGCCAATGCGGATATCTAACTCTTTCAGGCGATCGGCATTATGCAATGTAGCGCGAGAAACCGTTGTCCCGGCTAGTTGCACCGGACGCATATGAGCAAGGGGTGTTAACGCTCCCGTCCGTCCTACGTTGATAACAATGTTCTCAACGCGGGTAGGGGCTTCTTCGGCGGCATATTTGAGTGCGATCGCCCAACGGGGGAATTTTTGAGTAAATCCTAATTGCTCTTGCAAACTAAAGGAATTTAGTTTTACAACTACACCATCAGTCATGTAGGGCAAATTTAACCTTTCGGTATCCCAACGCTGGTAATATTCTGCAACTTCTTGGGATGTGGGGGATAAAGTTCGATTGGGATTGACTTTGAAACCCATTTTTTGCAATAGTTCCAAAGCTTCCCATTGAGTACGGGCAATACTTGTATCGTCTTGTCCTGGAATATGCAAGGTATAAGCAAAAAAGTCTAGTTTGCGTTTGGCGACAATTTTGGGATTTAGCTGGCGCAACGTACCAGCAGCAGCATTGCGCGGGTTGGCAAATAATTGTTCTCCGACGGTAAGTCTTTCTTGATTTATCTGTTGAAATACATCTAAAGGTAAAAATGCCTCCCCGCGAACTTCAACTAAAGGCGGACAATTTTCTAACTCTAACTTAAGGGGAATTGAGCGAATTGTCCGCACGTTTTGGGTGATATCTTCTCCAGTTACGCCATCTCCCCTAGTCACACCTCTAACTAATATGCCGTTTTCGTAACTTAAGGCTAAAGCCGAACCATCTATTTTGAGTTCGCAGACATACTCTGCTACTTTAATGCTAGGCGTTTGACGTTGAGTGCGTTTTTCCCAGTTTTGCAACTCCTCAATATTAAAAGCATTTTCTAGGCTATACAGAGGGATTCGGTGCTGTACAGATTTAAAACCCGTTGCAGGCTTTTCTCCTACTCGCGCTGTAGGACTATCGAGGGAGGCTAATTCGGGATACTGGGTTTCTAGTTGTTGCAATTCTCGGTATAAACTGTCGTATACCGCATCTTCCATAATCGGGTTGTCGAGGACGTAGTAAGCATAGCTGGCTTTTTGCAACAGACTTCGCAACTCACTGGCTCGCTGCTTGATTTCTAGGTTTGGGGATTCCACAGAGTCTCTCTTAATTTTGCCATCGACACCTATTTATCTTAGCTGTCGCTTTGACTTAGATAGTTTGAGAAGATGTTTTGAGATTGCGCAATGGGGAATAGGTAACAATTTTGGGGGAAGACAGGAGAGTTACAGAAAGGAAAAATCATCACACTTTTAGAAAAGCCAAAAATTAGGGCATAGCGCTCATTTGCTCTAAATTCAGCACTTGGGCTAATTCCTCCTCGCTCATCAAGTTGCGTTCTTGGACAATTTGCCGCAAAGATTTACCTGTTTCTAAGGATTCTTTCGCTACAGAAGCGGCGTTTAGATAGCCAATATGGGGGTTTAAAGCCGTAACTAAAGCAAGACTACCTTCAGCGTAACTGCGACAGCGATCGCTATTTGCAGTAATTCCCGTAATACAATTATCTGTCAGCGCAGCGATTGTATTACCCAATATCTCGATTGAGTGGATTAAATCGTAAGCAATTAAGGGCATCATGACATTTAATTCTAATTGTCCTGCTTGGGCGGCTAAAGAAATTGCATTGTCGTAGCCCATCACCTGAAAACATACCATTGCCGTCATTTCTGCCATTACGGGGTTGTATTTCCCTGGCATAATTGAAGAACCTGGTTGTACGG from Synechocystis sp. PCC 7509 includes these protein-coding regions:
- the ligA gene encoding NAD-dependent DNA ligase LigA; the protein is MESPNLEIKQRASELRSLLQKASYAYYVLDNPIMEDAVYDSLYRELQQLETQYPELASLDSPTARVGEKPATGFKSVQHRIPLYSLENAFNIEELQNWEKRTQRQTPSIKVAEYVCELKIDGSALALSYENGILVRGVTRGDGVTGEDITQNVRTIRSIPLKLELENCPPLVEVRGEAFLPLDVFQQINQERLTVGEQLFANPRNAAAGTLRQLNPKIVAKRKLDFFAYTLHIPGQDDTSIARTQWEALELLQKMGFKVNPNRTLSPTSQEVAEYYQRWDTERLNLPYMTDGVVVKLNSFSLQEQLGFTQKFPRWAIALKYAAEEAPTRVENIVINVGRTGALTPLAHMRPVQLAGTTVSRATLHNADRLKELDIRIGDTVIVRKAGEIIPEVLRVLRELRPPDTQAFEMPLNCPVCHQKVVRTLGEAVTRCVNASCPAILKGAIEHWVSRDALDINGMGEKLGYQLVERGLVHSVADLYELTTQKLQTLERMGNKLAEKLIDAIALSKTKPWSRVLYGLGIRHVGSVNAQTLTQQFPSIEQLSQAEIHDIAAVYGIGAEIAGSVHQWFRIPANQTLISRLQNLGLQLEAEVKETPITPLTGKTFVITGTLPTLKREEVKELIEKTGAKVTDSVSKKTDYLVVGAEAGSKLTKAQKLGITCLEESQLLELLNQ